In a genomic window of Fusarium verticillioides 7600 chromosome 11, whole genome shotgun sequence:
- a CDS encoding 3-octaprenyl-4-hydroxybenzoate carboxy-lyase UbiX, with amino-acid sequence MKAVSFATRQLLGVSSEKVTFYHPTHPIQRPYVRLFSTSQSYLSWGGARDQVYQNVLPSFESTRPTRIVVGITGATGAPYAIRILTLLHHLGVETHLIISKWALATLKYETSISEADIRGLASRSYTAKDLSAPIASGSFQHDGMMIVPCSMKTLAAVRSGYCDDLISRAADVTLKEDRKLLLAIRETPLSSIHLENMLALRRANAIIFPPVPAFYTRPGGIDDIVDQSAGRMLDMMGIFTDGFERWEGFKKAQTEM; translated from the coding sequence ATGAAAGCAGTCTCTTTCGCCACGCgccagcttcttggagtGTCTTCAGAAAAGGTCACGTTCTACCACCCTACACACCCCATACAAAGACCGTATGTGAGGCTGTTCTCCACAAGCCAATCGTACTTGAGCTGGGGTGGAGCACGAGACCAGGTTTACCAGAATGTTCTCCCATCTTTTGAATCAACAAGGCCGACGAGGATCGTTGTCGGGATTACAGGTGCAACAGGTGCCCCGTACGCCATCCGCATCTTAACCCTTCTTCACCACCTAGGTGTGGAGACTCATCTTATCATTAGCAAATGGGCATTAGCCACACTCAAATACGAAACATCCATAAGCGAAGCTGATATTCGAGGCCTTGCGAGTAGATCATACACAGCAAAAGATCTCTCAGCACCAATCGCTTCAGGATCCTTTCAGCATGACGGAATGATGATCGTTCCCTGTAGCATGAAAACTCTTGCTGCAGTACGATCTGGTTACTGCGATGACCTAATATCAAGAGCCGCCGATGTCACACTCAAGGAAGACCGCAAACTACTCCTAGCTATTCGGGAAACACCTTTGAGTTCTATTCATCTTGAGAATATGCTTGCTCTTCGTCGTGCTAACGCCATCATCTTCCCTCCTGTTCCGGCTTTCTATACCAGGCCTGGGGGTATCGATGATATTGTCGATCAAAGTGCTGGAAGGATGTTGGATATGATGGGAATATTCACTGATGGATTTGAGCGATGGGAGGGGTTCAAGAAAGCTCAGACTGAGATGTAG